AAGCCGTTTTCTACCATGGCCACGTTCAGGTTGACGTGGTGCTCGACCGGCAGGAAGCCGTGGTCGCTGACGATGACGATGCGCGTGTGCGGATTCGCTTTGCGGGCTGCCTCTTCAATCTCGCGAACGTCGCCGTCGATCTTCTCCAGCTCGGCGTTGGCTTCGGCGCTGAACGGACCATGCTCATGCTCCTGATGGTCGAGCAGGACGAGGTGCACCATCATCAGTTGCGGATGCCACTTGCTAAGGATGCCGACGGCCTCGCGTGTGCGGAACTCGTCGGTGTTTTCCGGTGCAGGCAGGCCGAGCTGCGCGAGGATGTCGCTGGGGTTGTAGGGCGACTGGGGCGACAGGTCGGTGCGTTCAGACTGTGCGCCTTCTGCGATGTTGTAGTCGATCGGAGCGCCGATCGTTACCGGCCAGCTCACGCTGCCGGTCTTCAGGCCAGCGGCGTCGGCGGCGGTGTAGAGCGTGGGCACCTTGATGTCGTGGAAGTCCCAGTACCACTGCCCCGGATGCTCTTCCATGGGGTCGAAAGTGGTGTTGTTGAAGACGCCGTGCTGCGCGGGCCAGACGCCGGTGACGATGGTCGTGTGGCTGGGGTAGGTGACGGTGGGAACGACACCCTGCACGCCATCGGCGTAGGTACCCTGCTTGAGGAACGAGCGCAGCTCAGGAATTTTGAGGCCGTGGTCATCGGCCTTCGTTACATACTCCGGCTTCATGCCGTCAATCGAGATTAGAACCAGCGACTCCGGCTTCTGCGCGACACCCGAAAGCGTGGCGAGACCGAGACCGCACGTTACAAATGCGCGCAGAAATGTCTTCATACCGGTGATCCTCGCATAGCATTTTTGCATTTCCGTGAATGCTCGGGCTATTGGCGTTTTGCCGCGGTGTCACGTTCTGTTTATCGCGCAGACACGAATGCCTCGGGGGTGTCCCGAGGCATTTGCCTTGTTCTGTTGGTGGCTGCTTAGGCGTCCATCGCGCCTGAGTACACCGCCATGCCGGCAACGGCATCGACGCCCATCGCGTCCAGCGAGTCCACTTCGGCCTGCTCCTTGATGCCACCGGCGACGATCAACTGCTTCGCCGTGGTGGAGCGCAGGATGGCCGCTACGTCCATGGGGAAACCGCTCATCGTGCCTTCGGTGTCGACGTGGGTGTAGAGGAACGCTGCGCAGGAGTCTTCCAGCCAGGTGACGGCCTCTTCGGGCGTCAGCGAGACGGTTTCCTTCCATCCGCGAACGGCGACGTTGCCGCCCTTGGTGTCCACGGAGAAGCAGAGCACGTCTTCGCCAAGCTCCTTCTTCAGGCTCTCGGCAAACTCCAGCTTGATGAGCTTGTGGCGACGCTTCTCGCCTTCTTCGGCAGCACCGAAGAGCGAGGAGCCAAAGATCACGCGCTTTGCGCCAGCATCGAGCAGCTTCTTCGCGTCGTCTGCAGTCTTCAGGCCGCCGCCCACCTGCACGGGCAGGCGCTTGGCGATCATCTCGACGAGTTCGCGGTTGTCACCCTGCCGCATCGCGGCGTCTAGGTCGATCAACTGCACCATCGGGTACTTCGAGAAACGCTCGATCCAGTAATCAAAATCATCAAACGAGAGCTTGAGCTTTTCGCCCTGCACCAACTGGACGATCTTCCCGCCCATCAAATCAATCGAAGGAATCAGCATGGCTTTAGTATCTCAGGCGTCGCTTACTTTTCGTGTCTGGGCAAAATACAAAAGGAGCACATTCTCTGTGCTCCTCTGTGTTTCACCGTGGCCGCGGTGTTCGCTACTTTCGTGGCGAGCCTTAGCGTAGTGGCGTTTTCTTTTTGCCTGCGCTCAGCAAGGCAGCCTCATCGGCACACCGCTCTTGGCTACTTCAGCCTTCAACGCGCGTGAGTCCGTAATGCCGAAGTGGAAGATGCTCGCCGCCAGAGCGGCATCGGCCTTGCCGCGCGTGAACACATCGGCAAAGTGCGCTGCATTTCCCGCACCGCCAGAGGCGATTACGGGAATCTGCACCGCTTCGCTGACCGCTGCGGTGAGTTCGCAGTCGAAGCCGTTGCGCATGCCGTCGGTGTCCATGCTCGTCAGAAGAATCTCGCCAGCGCCACGTTGCTCGGCCTCCTGGGCCCACTCGACGACGCGCCGTCCGGTTGGTTTGCGTCCGCCGCTTACGAAGACTTCCGCTTCATGCGGATCTTTGCCTTCGCGCCGCGCATCGATTGCCACGATCACGGCCTGCGCACCAAAACTGCCGCCGATCTCGCCGATTAGCTCCGGCCGCACAATCGCGCTGGAGTTGATCGAGACCTTGTCCGCACCTGCGTTGAAGACCGCCGCAGCATCCTCTGCAGAGCGAATGCCTCCGCCCACGGTGAACGGCACGAATAGCTTCTCTGCCGTGCGCTTCACTGTGTCGAGCAGTGTTCCGCGGCCTTCATGCGTTGCGGTAATGTCGAGCAGCACGATCTCGTCGGCTCCGGCAGCGGCATGGCGGTGTGCTAACTCCGCCGGATCACCCGCGTCGATGATGTCCACAAACTGGATGCCTTT
This genomic interval from Acidobacteriaceae bacterium contains the following:
- a CDS encoding HisA/HisF-related TIM barrel protein, yielding MLIPSIDLMGGKIVQLVQGEKLKLSFDDFDYWIERFSKYPMVQLIDLDAAMRQGDNRELVEMIAKRLPVQVGGGLKTADDAKKLLDAGAKRVIFGSSLFGAAEEGEKRRHKLIKLEFAESLKKELGEDVLCFSVDTKGGNVAVRGWKETVSLTPEEAVTWLEDSCAAFLYTHVDTEGTMSGFPMDVAAILRSTTAKQLIVAGGIKEQAEVDSLDAMGVDAVAGMAVYSGAMDA
- a CDS encoding ectonucleotide pyrophosphatase/phosphodiesterase, which translates into the protein MKTFLRAFVTCGLGLATLSGVAQKPESLVLISIDGMKPEYVTKADDHGLKIPELRSFLKQGTYADGVQGVVPTVTYPSHTTIVTGVWPAQHGVFNNTTFDPMEEHPGQWYWDFHDIKVPTLYTAADAAGLKTGSVSWPVTIGAPIDYNIAEGAQSERTDLSPQSPYNPSDILAQLGLPAPENTDEFRTREAVGILSKWHPQLMMVHLVLLDHQEHEHGPFSAEANAELEKIDGDVREIEEAARKANPHTRIVIVSDHGFLPVEHHVNLNVAMVENGFVKLAPAKKQRKHPKVESWTAAMWPSGGIATIVVKNNDPAVTAQVAAMLAKLKADPANGIERVLTQDEIAKRGGFPPASFLIDFKDTYSEGANFFGPLVTPAPHTGTHGYLSDRPALRSTFMVKGDGIAKGKDVGVIDMRQIAPTLAELIGVKLPDAKLKPVNVK
- the hisF gene encoding imidazole glycerol phosphate synthase subunit HisF: MLTKRVIACLDVRGGRVVKGIQFVDIIDAGDPAELAHRHAAAGADEIVLLDITATHEGRGTLLDTVKRTAEKLFVPFTVGGGIRSAEDAAAVFNAGADKVSINSSAIVRPELIGEIGGSFGAQAVIVAIDARREGKDPHEAEVFVSGGRKPTGRRVVEWAQEAEQRGAGEILLTSMDTDGMRNGFDCELTAAVSEAVQIPVIASGGAGNAAHFADVFTRGKADAALAASIFHFGITDSRALKAEVAKSGVPMRLPC